A window from Bacteroidota bacterium encodes these proteins:
- a CDS encoding response regulator transcription factor, with translation MDSNTRKILIADDEPDILEILKYNLSGEGYQVITAKDGDEAIDRAKFFHPDLIVLDIMMPKKNGVEVCEILRKQPAFRETLILFLTALSDEGTQLKGFETGADDYISKPISPKIFLSKVNSLFRRLKKSDNKSVKVNGLEIDPEKFVVIHEGKEFVLAKKEFELLYLLASKPGRVFLRNEILSQVWGADVIVGDRTIDVHIRKIRQKLGLDCITTVKGVGYKFEL, from the coding sequence ATGGATTCAAATACAAGAAAAATATTGATAGCTGACGATGAACCGGATATTCTGGAGATTTTAAAATATAACCTATCTGGCGAAGGTTACCAGGTTATAACGGCTAAAGACGGAGATGAAGCGATTGACAGGGCCAAATTTTTCCATCCCGACCTGATCGTACTGGATATTATGATGCCGAAAAAGAATGGTGTAGAGGTTTGTGAAATATTGCGGAAGCAACCCGCATTCAGGGAAACATTGATTTTATTCTTAACTGCATTAAGCGATGAAGGCACGCAATTAAAAGGTTTTGAAACAGGTGCTGACGATTATATCAGCAAACCCATTAGCCCAAAAATTTTTCTGAGCAAAGTAAACTCCCTGTTCCGGCGTTTAAAAAAATCGGATAACAAAAGTGTAAAAGTAAACGGGCTGGAGATCGATCCGGAGAAATTTGTTGTTATTCACGAAGGAAAGGAGTTTGTTTTAGCTAAAAAAGAATTTGAACTGCTCTACCTGCTTGCATCAAAACCGGGTCGTGTTTTTTTACGCAATGAAATACTCAGCCAGGTATGGGGAGCTGATGTAATAGTTGGCGATCGTACCATTGATGTTCATATCCGCAAGATCCGCCAGAAACTTGGATTGGATTGCATCACTACAGTAAAAGGTGTGGGGTATAAGTTTGAGTTGTAG
- a CDS encoding sensor histidine kinase, protein MFSLKNLSPRQLSFLIALVIAVPVSTGVYFFEDSWKISLVFFILLLLGAYAIISFTLERFIYRKIKLIYKLISQTKATKREEIYYKYILPPKSIDEVKEDVEAWAEKRNEEIELLRRNEQFRKEFLQNLSHEFKTPVFAIQGYVDTLLDGAMNNPDVNKKFLEKSSRNVERLTNLLKDLDEISRLEMGELTLNNESFIIQDMIKEVFESVSLEREQKNIQLTIKKGCEAPLTVFADKEKIRQVLNNLVENSIKYGKQNGNTTASIYKTDDKRILIEISDDGIGIAENDLARIFERFYRTEEGRSRDVSGSGLGLSICKHIIEAHRQAIHARSTEGVGTTIGFTLESRKE, encoded by the coding sequence ATGTTCTCACTCAAAAATCTTTCACCACGCCAGCTTTCTTTTCTTATTGCATTGGTAATTGCTGTGCCGGTTTCCACTGGTGTTTATTTTTTTGAGGATAGCTGGAAAATATCATTGGTGTTCTTCATTCTTTTATTGCTGGGTGCTTATGCTATTATTTCATTCACACTCGAACGCTTTATCTACCGTAAAATAAAACTCATCTATAAACTCATTTCACAAACCAAGGCCACCAAACGTGAAGAGATCTATTACAAATATATTTTACCCCCCAAAAGCATTGATGAAGTAAAAGAAGATGTGGAAGCATGGGCTGAAAAAAGAAATGAAGAAATTGAACTGCTTAGAAGAAATGAACAATTCAGAAAAGAGTTTCTTCAAAATCTATCACATGAGTTCAAAACACCGGTATTTGCCATACAGGGTTATGTAGATACGCTGCTTGACGGTGCCATGAACAACCCGGATGTAAATAAAAAATTCTTAGAAAAATCATCCCGCAATGTTGAGCGGCTCACCAACCTGCTGAAAGATCTTGACGAAATAAGCAGGCTGGAGATGGGTGAACTTACCTTGAACAATGAAAGTTTTATCATTCAGGATATGATCAAAGAAGTATTTGAATCTGTTTCACTGGAAAGAGAACAGAAAAATATTCAGCTTACCATAAAAAAAGGCTGCGAAGCACCTCTTACTGTTTTTGCAGATAAAGAAAAAATAAGACAGGTATTGAATAACCTGGTTGAAAACTCAATAAAATACGGAAAGCAAAATGGCAATACTACTGCCAGCATTTACAAAACAGATGATAAAAGAATTCTTATTGAAATAAGTGATGATGGGATCGGCATTGCTGAAAATGACCTGGCAAGAATATTTGAACGTTTCTATCGCACCGAAGAAGGACGCAGTCGTGATGTAAGTGGAAGCGGACTCGGATTATCCATCTGCAAACATATCATTGAAGCTCACAGACAAGCTATTCATGCAAGAAGCACAGAAGGTGTAGGTACAACAATTGGGTTTACACTTGAAAGCAGGAAAGAATAA